Part of the Phacochoerus africanus isolate WHEZ1 chromosome 8, ROS_Pafr_v1, whole genome shotgun sequence genome is shown below.
GAACAATATGGAAATCACTGAGTCGGGATCCGCCTTTTCTACTCACATTCTTGAACCACTCCCGACAGTGACTTTCTGAAATTATTAGGGACCTGAAATTGATCAGAAAATGAAAGTCTCCCTGTGTTTTCTGTAAGGAAAAGTATTGTTCCTAATTaccaaagtttctttttaaacattttttgtaggAGTTTTTCATCAGTATGTCTGAAACCATTAAATATAATGACGATGATCATAAAACTCTGTTTCTGAAAACGCTAAATGAACAGCGCCTGGAAGGAGAATTTTGCGACATCGCGATCGTGGTTGAGGATGTGAAGTTCAGAGCACACAGGTGTGTCCTTGCCGCGTGCAGCACCTACTTTAAAAAGCTTTTCAAGAAGCTTGAGGTCGATAGCTCTTCAGTAATAGAGATAGATTTTCTTCGTTCTGATATATTTGAAGAGGTCCTGAATTACATGTACACAGCAAAGATTTCTGTAAAAAAAGAAGATGTTAACTTAATGATGTCGTCAGGTCAGATTCTTGGTATCCGCTTTTTGGATAAACTCTGCTCTCAGAAGCGGGATGTGTCTAGTCCGGATGAGAACAACGGCCAGTCCAAGAGCAAGTACTGCCTCAAGATCAATCGCCCCATTGGAGATACTGCTGACGCTCAGGACGACGACGTGGAGGAGATCGGAGACCAGGATGACAGCCCTTCCGACGACACGGTAGAAGGCACCCCCCCAAGTCAGGAGGACGGCAAGTCACCCACGACGACGCTCCGGGTCCAGGAGGCGATCCTGAAAGAACTGGGGAGCGAGGAGGTGCGGAAAGTCAATTGCTACGGCCAGGAAGTAGAATCCATGGAGACCCCCGAGTCCAAGGATCTGGGGTCCCAGACCCCGCAAGCCTTAACCTTTAATGATGGAATGAGCGAGGTGAAGGACGAACAGACCCCCGGCTGGACCACAGCCGCCAGTGACATGAAGTTCGAGTACTTGCTCTATGGCCACCACCGGGAGCAGATCGCCTGCCAGGCCTGCGGGAAGACCTTCTCCGACGAGGGCCGGTTGAGGAAGCACGAGAAGCTGCACACGGCCGACCGGCCCTTCGTCTGCGAGATGTGCACCAAGGGCTTCACCACGCAGGCCCACCTGAAGGAGCACCTGAAGATCCACACGGGCTACAAGCCCTACAGCTGTGAGGTGTGCGGCAAGTCGTTCATCCGCGCCCCGGACTTGAAGAAGCACGAGCGGGTCCACAGCAACGAGAGGCCCTTCGCCTGCCACATGTGCGACAAGGCCTTCAAACACAAGTCGCACCTCAAGGACCATGAGCGCAGGCACCGGGGCGAGAAGCCCTTCGTGTGCGGCTCCTGCACCAAGGCCTTCGCCAAGGCGTCCGATCTGAAACGGCACGAGAACAATATGCACAGCGAGCGGAAGCAGGTCACCCCCAGCGCCATCCAGAGCGAGACGGAGCAGCTGCAGGCAGCGGCCATGGCCGCGGAGGCCGAGCAGCAGCTGGAGACCATTGCCTGCAGCTGAGGCGGCAGGGATGCTAGGCCCGCCCCGCCACATCCCGCCTCCTGCCTCCGGGCGCAGGAACGCCAGCCGCTGCGGTCGGTGCGAACTTGCCGAGCATCGCACTCGCAGGACTTAAGGCTGTGCCtggttgtgtgtttttaaaactttgcaaGGAAATTCCGCTCCTTGGTTCTGACCACACAGTTTCACTGTCCGGTCTGGTGTCCAGTATTAATGTTGCCAGTAAGcaccaacccccgcccccccgtcctcttttttatttctgattgtcATTTGCGGACTCCCGTGTCCCGTTCAGAAGTGAGAGACTTCTATCCCTTTTTCTTAAATTCCCCTTTACGCTTGTTGCACCAGTGCGTGCACTGCACAGAGTGATAATCAAGTAAATTGATTTCCTGATCATCACCATTCTGTGTGACTTAGGGTCACATTGGCATTTTCTAAGAACTTTGGGCAAAGTACTTGGTGTAGACGCAGAAAATACTGGTGGGTGGTTGACCAGGAACCCTGCCTATTCATGAAAACAAGTGCTGGAAATGCAGAATGGTCTCAGATTTCTATATTTGGTTTGTTACTTTTCTATCACTGTTTTTCATGGGTTTTGTGGACAAATAATGGTTGTTTGCAGAAGTGTTTCTTCATCCCTTTTGATTGCCCATACCTACTCCAGACATGTCGTCACACGTCCCCAAGGCTGAGCATACCCACAGGCATGTGGGTGGTCTGAGGGCTGAGTTTTTTTCATTCCTCTTATTTTGGGCATTGCCAGTCTGCAGCCGCTGGGGTTGGTGGGATGGACCAGTGGTGAGAGGGTTAGAAAGGGGAGTGTCAGAATCTGGCTCTCAGAGACCAGGTTTGCACATTTGCAACAATTCCAGGATTTCCTAGATCAGAATGATTCCTAAGTGATTTTGAAATTGGGTTTTTATTTAGGATCAAAATTAGGACAAGAACGGGTATGCCTCTTTGGATACATTTGTGTAGCCTAAAAGAATGCAATCCAGCTTTGGGGCTCTCCGTAGCACGTGATTTATCCATAAAGGAGATGCAATGTCCTTCCTTAAATTAACACGTTTAAAATCTTTTAAGTGTGTAAATAGTACAGAAGCGTTGGTCTTGTGTATCTCAAGTACAAGTAGAcagctgcactttttttttgcacattGGATTAAAGTAACTTCCATCAGCAACAAACATCAGTCTGTTTTTAACCAATATTAAAGATTGTCAGACCAAATGTTCATGTTCTTGAAGTATATTTCCTCACTGGTTACAGTTTTAAGTAGAAGTTGACTGCCTTTTCATAGCCGTAAACAGAATTATAAGTGCTGTTCCAATTCTGGTGtaagaaatttctttttgaacatttttttaaggaatatattGAAATACcaacaatagtttgcattttatgTTCTGTAATAAAATAATAGTCAGTTATTTGGAATGTACCATtttagaaagatgtccattttataaatttattttcagttgctaggatttttttttttaaccatacatTAAAGTCATGTCATTTCCTAGCTCGTTGCATTAACACCTGTAATTATTACTGTGagggaaatgttattttttaaattggtgtATATGTTTTGCCCAGGATTGTAGGATAAAGATGTTACCTTTTTAAGACACTTATTTATTGGTAAATgtttaatttagtttaaaattaatttaatttcttttcttaaaagttGATTATTTTGTCCTAAAAGTAGTCCTGTCACTGTGTGTTTATATACTATTAGTAGAAGGGGAACCAGTGGCTGTTCCAAGGCTGTTTTAACCAAAGCAAAGGAAACGTAATTGAACATCTTGTTGATAGCTACTTCAACAAATCATTCTGGGGGCCTTCGTTTtttgtatataaaagaaaatatacttctatcattcttgttttcattttttttcctagcagCCTTTTTCACACACCCAAGTTTCTACCAAAGTGCGCTTTCTGTACTATTCCGGTCATGGTTTTACAGAGTTGCAGGTTCACCGTGTGCATTAGTCCTCATTGAAATCTAATCACCATCCTGGTGGTTACCACAAGAGAGAGAGCTTAATTTTCAGCACTTTACTGGCATCATGTGAAAGTCTATCATCTGTCCTGTTTTGCATGAGAAATGTATTTGTGTTGTAATTTCTGCCACCAGTACTGGGTTCCTCCGTGTTAGGGGTGCATGTTTTCATTGTGTTCTTGGCAATAGCGAGGTCATGATGTGGCAGCTTTCTGGTCTCCTCATCATTAAGCCTGCCTGTCTTCCCACCCGGCTGGCCTTCGTGTCCCCTGGATGACGAAGCCTTTGTGACCAGCCGTTCAAGGGGACCTCCCACCCTCCCATGACAGCGGGATCATTCTGGAATGTGCTTACACTGAATCTGCATTGTGAGAGGGAAGGACATTCTAATGCCAACATTACTACCTTTTTATATAAAAACCACCGGCTTTTTTCCTGTTTATCCAGAGAGAATGTCTGCAAactttattttaggttttgtgcTAACTTGCATCACATTGGCAAGGATTGAGGAAGGGAATTTTGGGAAGTCTAAAATTTAGGCAGCCTGCCTGCTAATTAACTTGATCACAAGTTTAGAAATTACAGAGGTCACCATCAagtgaggaaaaagagaaaagacggTGATGAGAGAGTGAAGCAAGTTGATGTAGTGTCCAGTTTGATGCCTTATGTCATGGAAGGTTATCTGTAACTTAGTCATTGGGAACCTGAAATTCATTCTCCTGGTAACGCTGTTAGCAGTGATTAGTTGCCAGGGCAGCTGTAAAGGTGTAATAGAACTAGGACAGTAAGGCTTCCAGTCTTGAGTTCTGAGTTAAGGGTTAAAGAGCTGAGGATTCCTGGAAAGAGAAGGGGGAGACCAACTCTCACTTGTCTCTCTGCCCTTCCCCACCGGATGGATGGGAGACAAAACACCTGGCTG
Proteins encoded:
- the ZBTB14 gene encoding zinc finger and BTB domain-containing protein 14 — translated: MEFFISMSETIKYNDDDHKTLFLKTLNEQRLEGEFCDIAIVVEDVKFRAHRCVLAACSTYFKKLFKKLEVDSSSVIEIDFLRSDIFEEVLNYMYTAKISVKKEDVNLMMSSGQILGIRFLDKLCSQKRDVSSPDENNGQSKSKYCLKINRPIGDTADAQDDDVEEIGDQDDSPSDDTVEGTPPSQEDGKSPTTTLRVQEAILKELGSEEVRKVNCYGQEVESMETPESKDLGSQTPQALTFNDGMSEVKDEQTPGWTTAASDMKFEYLLYGHHREQIACQACGKTFSDEGRLRKHEKLHTADRPFVCEMCTKGFTTQAHLKEHLKIHTGYKPYSCEVCGKSFIRAPDLKKHERVHSNERPFACHMCDKAFKHKSHLKDHERRHRGEKPFVCGSCTKAFAKASDLKRHENNMHSERKQVTPSAIQSETEQLQAAAMAAEAEQQLETIACS